One part of the Vibrio ponticus genome encodes these proteins:
- the manA gene encoding mannose-6-phosphate isomerase, class I: protein MNYFYPLECKIQNYDWGSPSSFKQLFDIPNDTQQPQAEIWMGAHANGCSSIKNDGSNILLSDFIEQNPLFTLGKKTVQRFSSLPYLFKVLSAEKALSVQVHPNKSQAENGFDQEQSLGITAIDDPKRNYKDNNHKPELVYALTPFQAMNGFRCHREVHSLLTELNIAEITPLVQQYEVQLNSDGLKQLFADILALSGNAKQRVIQHLTHYAQTHSDNQPFDLVTQLATQYPNDIGLFSPLFLHTITLNPGEAMFLNACTPHAYISGTALEIMANSDNVLRAGLTNKHIDVLELISCVRFEPQTQESLLLAPKVDHQGAHYRVPVDDFSFSIYGEQERQNNTSVSLHASSAEILLPLDAPIVLEHSSGERLVCDKGQAVFICAASNHYQVSCRGRFARAYCSLP from the coding sequence ATGAATTATTTTTATCCACTAGAGTGTAAGATTCAAAATTATGACTGGGGTAGTCCTTCATCATTCAAACAATTATTTGATATTCCAAATGACACTCAACAACCACAAGCTGAAATTTGGATGGGGGCTCATGCGAATGGTTGCTCGTCAATAAAAAATGATGGTAGTAACATCTTACTGTCTGACTTTATTGAGCAAAACCCACTATTCACCTTAGGTAAAAAGACAGTCCAACGATTTAGTTCGCTTCCGTATCTATTTAAGGTTTTAAGCGCGGAAAAAGCACTTTCAGTTCAAGTTCATCCCAATAAATCACAAGCTGAAAATGGATTCGACCAAGAGCAATCACTGGGTATTACTGCAATCGATGATCCAAAACGAAACTACAAAGATAATAATCATAAACCTGAATTGGTGTACGCATTAACGCCTTTTCAAGCTATGAATGGCTTCCGTTGTCACCGAGAGGTTCACAGCTTACTGACTGAACTTAACATTGCTGAAATTACCCCATTAGTTCAACAGTATGAGGTCCAACTCAATAGTGACGGCTTAAAGCAATTATTTGCCGACATTCTCGCATTATCAGGGAATGCAAAACAACGCGTAATACAGCATCTAACCCACTACGCACAAACTCATAGCGACAATCAGCCCTTTGACCTTGTGACTCAATTGGCCACTCAGTATCCAAACGATATTGGTTTATTCTCACCGCTTTTTCTTCACACCATCACTCTTAATCCCGGCGAAGCGATGTTCCTTAACGCTTGTACTCCTCACGCCTATATCTCAGGTACCGCATTAGAAATCATGGCAAACTCTGACAACGTACTCAGAGCAGGATTGACCAATAAGCATATTGACGTTTTAGAGCTCATTTCCTGTGTGCGCTTCGAACCACAGACCCAAGAGTCATTACTACTCGCACCCAAAGTCGATCATCAAGGTGCGCATTATCGGGTCCCTGTCGATGATTTCTCCTTTAGCATCTATGGAGAGCAAGAGCGTCAAAACAACACAAGCGTCTCTCTACATGCATCAAGCGCAGAGATCCTATTGCCGCTCGATGCACCAATAGTATTAGAGCATTCGAGCGGTGAGCGTCTTGTGTGCGACAAAGGTCAAGCGGTCTTTATTTGCGCGGCAAGCAATCACTACCAAGTTAGCTGCCGTGGTAGATTCGCCCGAGCTTATTGCTCACTCCCCTAA
- a CDS encoding LuxR C-terminal-related transcriptional regulator, whose translation MNLEPKQKILYFGNESLQSAALTRVICDELNLEKIDNVEFITNETKPTLVLIDLVNEESELQTLKQKLEKNPTLCLIILLNVDEEKEYSAFLSWPSVVGTFKPNDSIEFLIDGIKRMINGEIWVSRELSTQLIHHFRGYHERKRLSVGELTHRQKEILKMIVNGLSNLDIATKLDISPMTAKTHIYNIYKKINVKNRSQATQWANKYLLD comes from the coding sequence ATGAATCTTGAACCAAAACAAAAAATACTTTATTTCGGAAATGAATCTCTGCAAAGTGCGGCTTTAACAAGAGTCATTTGTGATGAACTAAATTTAGAGAAAATTGATAATGTTGAATTTATCACTAATGAAACTAAGCCAACATTAGTACTCATAGATCTAGTCAACGAAGAAAGTGAACTCCAAACTCTTAAACAAAAGCTCGAAAAAAATCCCACCTTGTGCTTAATCATCCTACTCAATGTGGATGAGGAGAAAGAGTATTCTGCATTTCTTTCATGGCCGTCTGTTGTTGGCACGTTTAAACCTAATGACTCAATAGAGTTTCTAATTGATGGGATTAAGCGCATGATTAATGGTGAAATATGGGTATCCCGTGAACTAAGCACTCAACTTATCCACCACTTTAGAGGCTACCACGAAAGAAAAAGACTTTCCGTTGGCGAACTGACTCATCGACAAAAAGAGATCTTAAAAATGATCGTGAACGGACTTTCAAATCTTGATATAGCGACAAAACTAGACATTAGCCCGATGACTGCCAAAACGCACATTTACAATATATATAAGAAAATAAATGTAAAAAATCGTTCACAAGCCACGCAATGGGCAAATAAATACCTCTTAGATTAA
- a CDS encoding phosphohexomutase domain-containing protein (capsular polysaccharide biosynthesis protein; catalyzes the formation of D-mannose 6-phosphate from alpha-D-mannose 1-phosphate): MEQVTCFKAYDIRGKLGETLNEEIAYRIGRAFAEHLSAKKVVVGGDIRESTEALKAALMAGLTDSGADVIDLGLAGTEEVYFATPYYDACGGIEVTASHNPIDYNGMKLVGRNSKPISGDTGLNRIKQLVYAGIFKDPKRKGNIEFKEIKPDFAKYLVNYFDHSCMSAKKVVINPGNGAAAPLLDAIEDALTQLGAPIEFIKVNYTPDGTFPNGIPNPLLEENRSSTAEAVLAHSADLGIAWDGDFDRCFLFDENGEFIEGYYIVGLLAEAFLNSHPNSKIIHDPRLTWNTVDVVDKNGGDAIQSKTGHAFIKERMRAEDAIYGGEMSAHHYFRDFNYCDSGMIPWILVLNLLNRKKCSLSSLVTERMELYPASGEINLTLEQPKQVLQFIAEHFARDGFEIDYTDGISVDLGIWRFNLRMSNTEPLVRLNVESRNDVQLMREKTEMLKEMILAN, translated from the coding sequence ATGGAACAAGTAACCTGTTTTAAAGCCTACGATATTCGAGGCAAGTTAGGGGAAACCCTCAACGAAGAGATCGCTTACCGCATTGGTCGCGCATTTGCCGAGCACCTGAGTGCCAAAAAAGTGGTGGTGGGAGGCGATATACGTGAGTCAACTGAAGCGCTTAAGGCAGCGTTAATGGCAGGGCTCACCGATAGTGGTGCCGATGTCATCGACCTTGGTCTTGCGGGGACTGAGGAAGTTTATTTTGCGACACCCTATTATGATGCATGTGGGGGAATCGAAGTAACCGCGTCACACAATCCTATTGATTACAATGGAATGAAACTGGTTGGTCGCAATAGTAAGCCAATTAGTGGTGATACTGGGTTAAATCGTATCAAGCAACTGGTCTATGCTGGCATATTCAAAGACCCGAAGCGCAAAGGGAATATTGAATTCAAGGAGATTAAACCCGATTTCGCCAAATACTTAGTCAACTATTTTGACCATAGTTGTATGTCAGCGAAGAAAGTTGTAATTAACCCTGGTAATGGTGCTGCGGCGCCGCTATTGGATGCTATAGAAGATGCACTGACACAACTTGGGGCACCAATCGAGTTTATCAAAGTAAACTACACACCGGATGGCACATTCCCTAATGGCATTCCCAATCCACTGCTTGAAGAAAATCGTTCATCAACCGCAGAAGCGGTGCTTGCTCATAGCGCCGATTTGGGTATTGCTTGGGATGGTGATTTCGATCGCTGCTTCCTATTTGATGAAAATGGTGAGTTTATTGAAGGCTATTATATTGTTGGACTATTGGCAGAGGCTTTCTTAAATTCACATCCAAATAGTAAGATCATCCACGACCCTAGGTTAACTTGGAATACCGTAGATGTTGTCGATAAAAATGGTGGTGATGCCATACAATCAAAGACTGGTCATGCGTTCATCAAGGAGCGGATGCGCGCAGAGGACGCTATTTATGGTGGTGAAATGAGTGCGCATCACTACTTCCGTGATTTCAACTACTGTGATAGCGGTATGATCCCTTGGATCCTCGTTCTCAACCTGTTAAATCGAAAAAAATGCAGCCTGTCTAGCTTAGTCACTGAACGTATGGAACTTTATCCTGCATCAGGGGAAATCAATCTAACGTTAGAGCAACCCAAACAAGTGCTCCAATTCATCGCTGAACATTTTGCTCGTGACGGCTTTGAAATTGACTACACCGACGGTATCAGTGTCGATTTAGGTATTTGGAGGTTTAACTTAAGAATGTCAAATACCGAGCCACTCGTTAGACTCAATGTCGAAAGTCGAAATGATGTTCAACTAATGAGAGAAAAAACTGAAATGCTTAAAGAAATGATTTTGGCTAATTAA
- a CDS encoding mannose-1-phosphate guanylyltransferase/mannose-6-phosphate isomerase: protein MMVPVILSGGSGSRMWPLSRKDFPKQFISLVSDFSLLQDTVLRLPSGSDENPIFICSEDHRFIVKDQLAEIKCHPRSVLLEPMGRNTAPAVALAALELEHQGLSDELMLVLPADHVIKDKQKFHQALSQACDAAQAGKLVLFGIEPTGPETGYGYVKSGESVVDNTYAVDRFVEKPDLNTAIEYLKSGQYYWNSGMFLFKASVVLDELKKHTPDVLDYCRTAINSKYKDLDFFRIDKTVFSRCPDISIDYAVMENTQDAVIVPLSAGWNDVGSWSALWEERDDIRDDKGNVYQGDVIGESNQDCLVKANHRLVNVNGLKDTIVIETKDAVMVSHKDHVQDIKQVVESLKHQSRNEGSHHTKSYRPWGFNDSIDNGSRYKVVKLTINPGDSLSLHRHYHRAEHWIVVKGSAIVTVDDNSFVITENQSTYIPPATYHRLTNNGQIPLELIEIQTGSYLGDDDIERVEDNYGRSTTEKHDAGLMQPAPFLHMVRNS, encoded by the coding sequence ATTATGGTTCCCGTAATTCTGTCAGGCGGCAGTGGCTCTAGGATGTGGCCTCTTTCACGTAAGGATTTCCCAAAGCAATTTATTAGTTTAGTTAGCGATTTCTCGCTGCTTCAAGACACGGTTTTAAGGCTCCCGAGTGGTAGCGATGAGAATCCAATTTTTATTTGTAGTGAAGACCACAGATTTATTGTTAAAGATCAACTGGCTGAAATCAAATGCCATCCTCGTTCAGTACTACTTGAGCCAATGGGCAGAAATACCGCTCCAGCTGTTGCCCTGGCAGCCCTCGAACTTGAACATCAAGGACTCAGTGATGAACTGATGCTCGTGCTTCCTGCTGATCACGTCATCAAAGATAAGCAAAAATTCCACCAAGCCTTAAGCCAAGCATGTGATGCAGCCCAAGCGGGTAAGTTGGTGCTATTCGGTATCGAGCCGACCGGTCCTGAAACAGGTTATGGTTACGTTAAGTCAGGGGAAAGTGTGGTTGATAATACCTACGCCGTCGATCGTTTCGTGGAAAAACCAGATCTTAATACCGCCATCGAATACTTGAAATCGGGTCAATACTACTGGAACAGCGGCATGTTTTTATTCAAAGCAAGCGTCGTACTCGATGAACTGAAAAAACACACACCTGATGTATTGGATTACTGTCGTACCGCTATCAACTCTAAGTACAAAGATCTCGACTTCTTCCGTATTGACAAAACTGTCTTTAGTCGCTGCCCTGATATCTCAATTGATTATGCCGTCATGGAGAATACCCAAGATGCGGTAATCGTGCCGCTCAGCGCTGGCTGGAATGATGTTGGCAGTTGGTCTGCCCTATGGGAAGAGCGAGATGACATCCGAGATGATAAAGGTAATGTCTATCAAGGGGACGTTATTGGTGAAAGCAATCAAGACTGCCTAGTCAAAGCCAACCACCGTTTAGTCAATGTTAACGGGCTTAAAGACACAATTGTCATAGAAACCAAAGATGCGGTGATGGTGTCACATAAAGACCACGTGCAAGACATTAAACAAGTTGTTGAGTCTCTCAAACATCAAAGCCGTAATGAAGGCTCTCACCATACTAAGAGCTATCGACCTTGGGGCTTTAATGACAGTATCGATAACGGCAGTCGCTATAAAGTGGTTAAGTTGACCATTAATCCAGGAGACTCTCTTTCTTTACATCGCCATTATCATCGCGCAGAACACTGGATTGTGGTCAAAGGCAGCGCCATTGTCACTGTGGATGACAACTCTTTTGTCATAACAGAAAACCAATCAACTTACATTCCACCAGCCACGTACCATCGACTGACCAACAATGGTCAAATACCACTCGAACTTATCGAGATTCAAACCGGTTCATATCTAGGTGATGATGATATCGAGCGTGTCGAAGATAACTATGGTCGCTCGACCACCGAGAAGCATGATGCAGGACTGATGCAACCAGCTCCGTTTTTACACATGGTCAGAAACTCATAA
- a CDS encoding alginate lyase family protein — MTWRHSTLALVTFFVTACSTDASVVHVDVPPGYIIQMAPMSPKPVPCIMIPPYQGTLIFNSKYRKNDPNKSQVVASLDKKYRQETLGINKFSSYTTKLADRLIASPAENDLSCYLANLENWAKSSSIASSEQVNYVGKAIKKWTLATVASNYLKVRTNYAAQIPSPQDEQIKSWLSKLAWQVVEDYSNRKPTQINNHDYWAAWAVMASAAVLNDSELYHWALAGFVYAAKQIDANGFLPNEIKRKQRAANYHNFAMQPLAMLGLFIKQNSPAVYDAHRHQIERLTTNLFNHAMSNPVFEHQTGVEQIDANITINGRSAWLAPYLTYSSAQERQIHDVINLSDNLRSTRLGGDLGFLFYHSTYYQNKE; from the coding sequence ATGACCTGGCGACACAGCACATTGGCTCTTGTGACTTTTTTCGTTACTGCTTGCAGCACTGATGCGAGCGTGGTGCATGTTGATGTTCCGCCAGGCTACATTATCCAAATGGCACCGATGAGCCCGAAACCAGTGCCGTGCATCATGATTCCGCCCTATCAAGGAACATTGATATTTAATAGTAAATATCGCAAAAATGATCCAAACAAGAGCCAAGTTGTCGCCAGCTTAGACAAAAAATATAGACAAGAAACTCTCGGTATAAATAAGTTCAGTTCTTATACAACTAAACTAGCCGATAGGCTAATTGCATCACCCGCAGAAAACGATCTAAGTTGTTATTTAGCTAACTTAGAAAATTGGGCGAAATCCAGTTCGATTGCTTCAAGCGAACAAGTCAATTATGTTGGCAAAGCCATCAAAAAATGGACGCTAGCGACCGTCGCAAGTAACTACCTGAAAGTACGAACCAATTACGCAGCCCAAATTCCGTCACCGCAAGATGAACAGATAAAAAGTTGGTTATCAAAACTGGCGTGGCAAGTTGTCGAGGACTATTCAAATCGCAAACCCACACAGATCAATAATCACGATTATTGGGCGGCTTGGGCTGTAATGGCTTCCGCAGCCGTTTTAAATGACTCTGAACTCTATCATTGGGCACTAGCGGGTTTTGTTTACGCAGCTAAACAGATAGATGCCAATGGCTTTTTGCCTAACGAAATCAAAAGGAAACAACGGGCTGCCAACTATCATAATTTTGCAATGCAACCACTGGCGATGCTCGGACTGTTCATTAAACAAAACAGCCCCGCTGTCTATGATGCTCATAGGCATCAGATTGAGCGATTAACCACGAATCTCTTCAACCATGCAATGAGTAACCCCGTTTTCGAACATCAAACTGGTGTCGAACAGATTGATGCAAATATAACAATAAATGGTCGTAGCGCTTGGCTCGCACCCTACCTTACATACTCTTCAGCGCAAGAGAGACAAATTCATGACGTTATAAACCTATCAGACAATCTACGCTCAACACGCTTAGGCGGAGATTTAGGTTTTCTTTTTTATCATTCAACATATTACCAAAATAAGGAATAA
- a CDS encoding alginate O-acetyltransferase AlgX-related protein codes for MKTFYMFIFLLVVSFKAAANPTYDVEVARGLCDAAADKDNYNTEYTRNMFPLVLDSGNWIAGGQRELSKRIDRQSIKQLKRFIDTVEQRLNATIVIAHTPPRTLEKNRWFNGEYSSKQDLRDQYHAILNLYKQEGIHAPDLSQDMDSVEPNYYFHRDIHWRPEGAMHAANVIANYLEEHNLIQHIPKSQSKYETRETGDYQLSSSTFNTVLKSICGYSFVNETTTRYETVPDEEVDLFATAEPQIYLIGTSYSNGLAYNFEGFLKEALERDVANFAVSGGAEYGAWLQFLQTDDDGSDTHRIIIWELLSHYDPTSPERLQHMLPMADNGCQNKPKLTTFNSTLEGKQKKELIFAPSLLNYYPSQLVIDLDTGVADTKSLRLLIWHASGRKTKVYLSSTRNRHKNGRFVFDLAEKQTDKLGKILAVDLIDINSTSSAITQISGSVCLDTSRGA; via the coding sequence ATGAAAACGTTTTACATGTTCATTTTTTTACTAGTGGTCAGCTTTAAAGCCGCCGCCAATCCAACCTACGATGTTGAAGTAGCGAGAGGACTCTGCGACGCCGCTGCGGATAAAGACAACTACAATACTGAGTACACTAGAAACATGTTTCCCTTAGTACTCGACTCAGGAAACTGGATCGCTGGTGGTCAACGAGAGTTATCAAAACGAATTGACCGCCAAAGTATCAAACAACTTAAACGCTTTATTGATACCGTAGAGCAACGTTTAAATGCAACCATTGTCATTGCTCATACACCACCGAGGACCTTGGAAAAAAATCGCTGGTTCAATGGTGAGTATTCATCAAAACAAGATCTTCGAGATCAATATCATGCGATATTAAACCTGTATAAACAGGAAGGCATTCATGCTCCTGACCTTTCTCAGGATATGGACTCTGTAGAGCCTAACTATTATTTCCATCGTGATATCCACTGGCGACCTGAAGGCGCGATGCATGCCGCTAATGTCATTGCCAATTATCTCGAGGAACATAATCTAATACAGCACATTCCTAAGTCTCAAAGCAAATATGAAACACGTGAGACCGGGGACTACCAACTTTCAAGCTCAACGTTCAATACTGTACTCAAGAGCATTTGTGGTTACTCGTTTGTTAATGAGACAACGACACGTTATGAAACAGTACCAGACGAAGAAGTTGATCTATTCGCAACCGCAGAGCCCCAGATTTACCTTATTGGTACAAGTTATTCGAATGGCTTAGCTTACAATTTTGAAGGTTTCCTAAAAGAAGCACTTGAAAGAGATGTTGCGAACTTTGCAGTCAGTGGGGGGGCTGAGTATGGCGCTTGGTTGCAATTTCTACAAACAGATGATGACGGTAGTGATACCCACAGAATCATCATTTGGGAGTTACTATCTCACTACGACCCTACTAGCCCTGAACGTTTACAACACATGCTCCCAATGGCGGATAATGGTTGCCAAAACAAACCTAAGCTAACGACATTCAACTCAACGTTGGAAGGGAAGCAAAAGAAAGAACTGATTTTTGCACCAAGCCTGCTCAATTACTATCCATCTCAACTCGTCATTGATCTAGATACTGGAGTAGCAGACACTAAGTCGCTGAGATTGCTGATATGGCACGCATCCGGTCGCAAAACAAAAGTCTACTTAAGCTCAACGCGCAATCGACACAAAAATGGGCGCTTCGTCTTCGATCTGGCAGAGAAGCAAACTGACAAATTGGGAAAAATTCTTGCTGTCGATTTAATTGATATCAATTCGACATCGTCTGCAATAACCCAAATCTCGGGTTCTGTCTGCTTAGATACCTCAAGGGGAGCCTAA